The genomic DNA TGGAAGTCGGGCTGGCCGGCGAGCATGGCACGAAGGCCGGAGCGCACCACGGGGTGGTCGTCCACCAGGACGATGCGGATCATCGCACCTCCCGGGCGGGCAACGGCAGCGTGGCCGCGATGGCGGTGCCTTCACCGGGGACCGACTCGACGGTGAGGGTGCCGCCCAGCGCGGACACGCGGTCGCGCATGGCCAGCAGACCGTATCCGGTTCCCGCCGTCGGACCGGAGGGACACCGGGGGTCGAACCCGCGGCCGTCGTCGTAGACGTCCAGCACGACCATGTCGTCCAGAAAGGTGAGCGTGACGCCGGCGTGTTCGGCTCCCGCATGGCGGCTGACATTGCCCAGGGCGCCCTGTGCGATGCGCAGCAACGCCACGTCGTAATCGGCGGGCAGCGCGACCGGCGTGCCCGACACCTCGAAGCGCACCTGGGTGGCGGCGGCGGCCGAGATCGAGTCACCGATCATGCGCAGCGCGGCGGCCAGCGAGGACTGCCGCAGGGCGGGCGGGGCCAGTGCCCGGACGAAGTTGCGCGCCTCCTCCAGGTTCTCCTGCGCGGCGCGTTCGGCCTCGGCGATGCGTCGCCCGGCCGCTTCCGGCTCGCCGGCCAGGTCACGGCGGGCGGCGCGCAGCAGCAGGATGATGCTGGACATGCCCTGGGCCAGGGTGTCGTGGATCTCGCGGGCCAGGCGCTCGCGCTCGGCCAGCCGGGCCGCGTCGCGTTCGGCTGACACGAGTCTGCCCCGGGTGCTGACCAGATCGTCGATGAGCCGGCGGCGTTCCTCGCTCTCGGCGTGGAGCGCCTTGTAGACCAGCGCCATGAGCGTGGCCACGGCCGCGCCGATGGTCGGGCCGATGATCTGGGCGGCGGATATGCCGCCCGCGTGCCAGCCCGCCGCCGCGATGGCGGCCACGGTCAGCACGGCCACCCCGGGCAGCGCGATCGCCAACGGCAGCAGGTGCAGGCAGGCGAAGAAGAGAGGGAAGGCCAGCCAGACGAACTGCGGTCCGGACAGGGCGAGCGCCGCCCAGCCGAGCGTGATCGCCAGCAGCCACAGGCGCGCCGGCCACAGGTGTGCCGGCCGCAGGCGCGTCAGCCATCCCTCGATGAGGATTCCGGCCGCGTAGAGGACGCCCAGGAGCAGGCCGCCCAGTGCGAGACCGACGTGCTCCTGCCTGACGACGCCGGCGACCGCGATCACCAGCAGGATGGCGAACGTGCCGTGAATGGCCCAGCGGAGCAGCAGAAGCGCGGGCGGGAACGGGTAGTTCATCATGTCTCGCTCACCGTATGTGACGGCGTTGGGCGGTCGCGTCGTTCAAAAGGTGTATTCGGGGCGGCCCGCTCGCACGATGCGCGGGCAGGCCGGGGGCACCCAGGCTGGAGCCGTCCGTTTCGGCCGTCCGTTTCAGCCATCGGTGTCGGCTGTCTGTGTCGGCTGTCTGTGTCGACTGTCTGTGTCGGCTTCGTACACAAGGGGGTTGCGCCGTGTTCGTGGCGCTGAGAGACCTGCGCTTCGCGAAAGGACGCTTCGCCCTCATGGGCGCCGTCGTCCTCCTCATCACCCTGCTGGTGACCATGTTGTCCGGTCTGACCGCCGGACTGGCCCGGGAGAACGTCTCGGCGGTGGAGAACCTGCCCGCCGACCACATCGTCTTCGACAGCGGGGACAAGCCCGCCTTCTCCGACAGCCGCATCACCGCACAGACCTGGCGGGAATGGCGGCAGGTCGACGGAGTCACCGCCGAGCGGCTCGGGGTGTCCATGGGGCGGCTCGCCTACGGTGACGACGACAGTGCGGCGGTCGCCCTGTTCGGCGTCCAGCCGGGCGGCACCCTCGCCCCGGAGCCGGCCGCCACGGGCAAGGTGGTGCTGTCGGCGGCGCTCGCCGCCGACACCGGCCTCACGACCGGCGCCATCGTGCGGATCGCCGGCCGCGAGTTCACCGTCGCCGCGACCGGTGGCGAGGCTTCCTACAGCCACACCCCGGTCGCGTGGATCAGCATCGGCGACTGGGAGCCGATGGGGCGCCAGGGCGGCGCCGACACCGTGGCGACCGTCCTCGCGCTGCGCACCGGCGGCACGCCCGATCTCGCCGCGGCCGGTGCCCGGTCGGGCACCATGGTGGTGCCGCTGTCGGAGGCGCCCGCCGCGATCGGCTCCTTCTCCTCCGAGAACGGCTCTCTCCAGCTCATGCGCGGTCTGCTGTTCGCGATCTCCGCGCTCGTCATCGGCGCCTTCTTCACCGTCTGGACGATCCAGCGCCGCGGCGATGTCGCCGTGCTGAAGGCCCTCGGCGCGAGCACCGGTTACCTGCTGCGCGACGCGCTCGCCGGGGCCGTCATCGTGCTGCTCGCGGGATCGGGCATCGGTGGCGCGCTGGGCGCCGGGCTCGGTGCGCTGGCCCGGGGCACCGTCCCGTTCGTGTTGTCGCCGGCC from Nonomuraea muscovyensis includes the following:
- a CDS encoding sensor histidine kinase → MMNYPFPPALLLLRWAIHGTFAILLVIAVAGVVRQEHVGLALGGLLLGVLYAAGILIEGWLTRLRPAHLWPARLWLLAITLGWAALALSGPQFVWLAFPLFFACLHLLPLAIALPGVAVLTVAAIAAAGWHAGGISAAQIIGPTIGAAVATLMALVYKALHAESEERRRLIDDLVSTRGRLVSAERDAARLAERERLAREIHDTLAQGMSSIILLLRAARRDLAGEPEAAGRRIAEAERAAQENLEEARNFVRALAPPALRQSSLAAALRMIGDSISAAAATQVRFEVSGTPVALPADYDVALLRIAQGALGNVSRHAGAEHAGVTLTFLDDMVVLDVYDDGRGFDPRCPSGPTAGTGYGLLAMRDRVSALGGTLTVESVPGEGTAIAATLPLPAREVR
- a CDS encoding FtsX-like permease family protein — encoded protein: MFVALRDLRFAKGRFALMGAVVLLITLLVTMLSGLTAGLARENVSAVENLPADHIVFDSGDKPAFSDSRITAQTWREWRQVDGVTAERLGVSMGRLAYGDDDSAAVALFGVQPGGTLAPEPAATGKVVLSAALAADTGLTTGAIVRIAGREFTVAATGGEASYSHTPVAWISIGDWEPMGRQGGADTVATVLALRTGGTPDLAAAGARSGTMVVPLSEAPAAIGSFSSENGSLQLMRGLLFAISALVIGAFFTVWTIQRRGDVAVLKALGASTGYLLRDALAGAVIVLLAGSGIGGALGAGLGALARGTVPFVLSPATTLVPVTVMILLGAGGAALAVRKITSVDPLTALGAAR